In Burkholderia sp. HI2500, one DNA window encodes the following:
- the hemB gene encoding porphobilinogen synthase has protein sequence MSFHPLHRPRRMRRDDFSRRLMRENRLTTDDLIYPVFVVEGTNERQPVPSMPGVERVSVDLLMQVAEQCVELGVPVLSLFPAIEPSVKTPDGREAANPEGLIPRAVRELKKRFPELGVLTDVALDPYTSHGQDGVLDENGYVINDDTIEILIDQARAQAEAGVDIVAPSDMMDGRIGAIREMLESDGHIHTRIMAYSAKFASAFYGPFRDAVGSASNLGKGNKMTYQMDPANSDEALREVRLDIDEGADMVMVKPGMPYLDIVRRVKDEFRFPTYVYQVSGEYAMLKAAAMNGWLDHDKVVLESLLAFKRAGADGVLTYFALDAARLLKAQR, from the coding sequence ATGAGCTTCCATCCGCTTCATCGTCCGCGCCGGATGCGCCGCGACGACTTCTCCCGGCGCCTGATGCGCGAAAACCGCCTGACCACCGACGACCTGATCTATCCGGTGTTCGTCGTCGAAGGCACCAACGAACGGCAGCCGGTGCCGTCGATGCCCGGCGTCGAACGTGTGTCCGTCGATCTGCTGATGCAGGTCGCCGAGCAGTGCGTCGAACTCGGCGTGCCCGTGCTGTCGCTGTTCCCGGCCATCGAGCCGTCGGTGAAAACGCCTGACGGTCGCGAGGCAGCCAATCCGGAAGGCCTGATCCCGCGCGCGGTGCGCGAGCTGAAGAAGCGCTTCCCCGAACTCGGCGTGCTGACCGACGTCGCACTCGACCCGTACACGAGCCATGGCCAGGACGGCGTGCTCGACGAAAACGGCTACGTGATCAACGACGACACGATCGAGATCCTGATCGATCAGGCGCGCGCGCAGGCGGAAGCCGGCGTCGACATCGTCGCCCCGTCGGACATGATGGACGGCCGCATCGGCGCGATCCGCGAAATGCTGGAAAGCGACGGCCATATCCACACGCGGATCATGGCCTATTCGGCCAAGTTCGCGTCGGCGTTCTACGGCCCGTTCCGCGACGCGGTCGGCTCGGCGTCCAACCTGGGCAAGGGCAACAAGATGACCTACCAGATGGATCCGGCGAACAGCGACGAAGCGCTGCGCGAAGTGCGCCTGGACATCGACGAAGGCGCCGACATGGTGATGGTCAAGCCCGGCATGCCGTACCTCGATATCGTGCGCCGCGTGAAGGACGAGTTCCGCTTCCCGACCTACGTGTACCAGGTGAGCGGTGAATACGCGATGCTGAAGGCCGCCGCGATGAACGGCTGGCTCGATCACGACAAGGTCGTGCTGGAATCGCTGCTCGCGTTCAAGCGCGCGGGCGCCGACGGCGTGCTCACGTACTTCGCGCTCGACGCCGCGCGTCTGCTGAAAGCGCAACGCTAA
- the yihA gene encoding ribosome biogenesis GTP-binding protein YihA/YsxC, with product MAFLLHQARFYTTVNHLRDLPPTVQPEIAFAGRSNAGKSTAINVLCNQKRLAFASKTPGRTQHINYFSVGPAAEPVANLVDLPGYGYAEVPGAAKAHWEMLLSSYLATRSQLCGLILMMDSRRPLTDLDRRMIEWFVPTGKPIHTLLTKCDKLTRQESINALRTTQKGLDAYRDQGVQGKLTVQLFSAMKRVGLDEAHELIESWVRPSVADEKSEPVAQ from the coding sequence ATGGCCTTTCTGCTCCATCAAGCCCGCTTCTACACGACCGTCAACCATCTGCGCGACCTGCCGCCGACGGTCCAGCCGGAAATCGCGTTCGCGGGCCGCTCGAATGCCGGCAAGTCGACGGCGATCAACGTGCTGTGCAACCAGAAGCGGCTCGCCTTCGCGTCGAAGACGCCCGGCCGCACGCAGCATATCAACTACTTCTCCGTCGGCCCGGCCGCCGAGCCCGTCGCGAACCTCGTCGACCTGCCCGGCTACGGCTACGCGGAAGTGCCCGGCGCCGCCAAGGCGCATTGGGAAATGCTGCTGTCGTCCTACCTCGCGACCCGCTCGCAGCTCTGCGGCCTGATCCTGATGATGGATTCGCGCCGTCCGCTGACCGATCTCGACCGCCGCATGATCGAGTGGTTCGTGCCGACCGGCAAGCCGATCCACACGCTGCTGACGAAGTGCGACAAATTGACGCGGCAGGAAAGCATCAACGCGCTGCGAACCACGCAAAAGGGGCTCGATGCGTATCGTGACCAGGGCGTTCAGGGCAAGCTGACGGTCCAGCTGTTCTCGGCGATGAAGCGCGTTGGGCTCGACGAAGCGCACGAATTGATCGAAAGCTGGGTGCGGCCGTCCGTCGCCGACGAAAAAAGCGAGCCTGTAGCACAATGA